The following proteins come from a genomic window of Acinonyx jubatus isolate Ajub_Pintada_27869175 chromosome C1, VMU_Ajub_asm_v1.0, whole genome shotgun sequence:
- the CA14 gene encoding carbonic anhydrase 14 isoform X1 gives MLFFTLLLEVIWILAADGGQHWTYEGPHGQDHWPASYPECGSNAQSPINIQTDSVTFDPELPTLQPHGYDQPGTEPLDLHNNGHTVQLSLPPTMYLEGFPRKYVAAQLHLHWGETGSLGGSEHQINSEATAAELHIVHYDSDSYGSLSEAAPMPQGLAVLGILIEASQQPTVTICSVCERLTPNVDLFQTLPFQVGETKNPAYEHILSHLHEIRNKDQKTSVPPFNVGELLPQRLDQFFRYNGSLTTPPCYQSVLWTVFNRKAQISIGQLEELQETLFSTEEEPSRPLVRNYRAPQPLNQRTVFTSFIQVGSVYTTGEMLSLAVGILVCCLCLLLAVYFIARKIRKKRLGNRKSVVFTSARATEA, from the exons GTCAGCACTGGACATATGAGG GCCCACATGGTCAAGACCATTGGCCAGCCTCTTACCCTGAGTGTGGAAGCAATGCCCAGTCCCCCATCAATATCCAGACAGACAGTGTGACTTTTGACCCTGAGCTGCCCACTCTGCAGCCCCATGGATATGACCAGCCTGGCACTGAGCCCTTGGACCTGCACAATAATGGCCACACAG TGCAACTCTCTCTACCCCCTACCATGTATCTGGAGGGATTTCCCCGAAAATATGTAGCTGCCCAGCTCCACCTGCACTGGGGTGAGACAGGATCCCTGGGGGGATCAGAGCACCAGATCAACAGTGAAGCCACAGCTGCAGAG CTCCACATTGTACATTATGATTCAGATTCCTATGGCAGCTTGAGTGAGGCCGCTCCAATGCCTCAGGGCCTGGCTGTCTTGGGCATTCTCATTGAG GCTAGTCAGCAACCCACTGTGACCATTTGTTCTGTATGTGAACGTCTTACTCCAAATGTGGACCTATTCCAAACTCTCCCTTTCCAGGTGGGTGAGACTAAGAATCCAGCTTATGAACACATTCTGAGTCACTTGCATGAAATTAGGAATAAAG ATCAGAAGACCTCAGTGCCTCCCTTCAACGTGGGAGAGCTGCTCCCCCAGAGGCTGGACCAGTTCTTCCGCTACAACGGCTCACTCACCACCCCACCCTGCTACCAGAGTGTGCTCTGGACAGTATTCAACCGAAAGGCTCAGATTTCCATAGGACAG CTGGAAGAGCTTCAGGAGACATTGTTCTCCACAGAAGAGGAGCCCTCGAGGCCCCTGGTACGGAACTACCGAGCCCCCCAGCCTCTCAATCAGCGGACAGTCTTTACTTCTTTCATCCAAG TGGGATCCGTGTATACCACAG GCGAAATGCTGAGTCTAGCAGTGGGAATCTTGGTCTGCTGTCTCTGCCTTCTGCTGGCTGTTTATTTCATCGCTAGAAAGATTCG GAAGAAGAGGCTAGGAAACCGGAAAAGCGTGGTCTTCACCTCAGCACGAGCCACAGAGGCATAG
- the CA14 gene encoding carbonic anhydrase 14 isoform X2 yields MSSPHGQDHWPASYPECGSNAQSPINIQTDSVTFDPELPTLQPHGYDQPGTEPLDLHNNGHTVQLSLPPTMYLEGFPRKYVAAQLHLHWGETGSLGGSEHQINSEATAAELHIVHYDSDSYGSLSEAAPMPQGLAVLGILIEASQQPTVTICSVCERLTPNVDLFQTLPFQVGETKNPAYEHILSHLHEIRNKDQKTSVPPFNVGELLPQRLDQFFRYNGSLTTPPCYQSVLWTVFNRKAQISIGQLEELQETLFSTEEEPSRPLVRNYRAPQPLNQRTVFTSFIQVGSVYTTGEMLSLAVGILVCCLCLLLAVYFIARKIRKKRLGNRKSVVFTSARATEA; encoded by the exons ATGTCGA GCCCACATGGTCAAGACCATTGGCCAGCCTCTTACCCTGAGTGTGGAAGCAATGCCCAGTCCCCCATCAATATCCAGACAGACAGTGTGACTTTTGACCCTGAGCTGCCCACTCTGCAGCCCCATGGATATGACCAGCCTGGCACTGAGCCCTTGGACCTGCACAATAATGGCCACACAG TGCAACTCTCTCTACCCCCTACCATGTATCTGGAGGGATTTCCCCGAAAATATGTAGCTGCCCAGCTCCACCTGCACTGGGGTGAGACAGGATCCCTGGGGGGATCAGAGCACCAGATCAACAGTGAAGCCACAGCTGCAGAG CTCCACATTGTACATTATGATTCAGATTCCTATGGCAGCTTGAGTGAGGCCGCTCCAATGCCTCAGGGCCTGGCTGTCTTGGGCATTCTCATTGAG GCTAGTCAGCAACCCACTGTGACCATTTGTTCTGTATGTGAACGTCTTACTCCAAATGTGGACCTATTCCAAACTCTCCCTTTCCAGGTGGGTGAGACTAAGAATCCAGCTTATGAACACATTCTGAGTCACTTGCATGAAATTAGGAATAAAG ATCAGAAGACCTCAGTGCCTCCCTTCAACGTGGGAGAGCTGCTCCCCCAGAGGCTGGACCAGTTCTTCCGCTACAACGGCTCACTCACCACCCCACCCTGCTACCAGAGTGTGCTCTGGACAGTATTCAACCGAAAGGCTCAGATTTCCATAGGACAG CTGGAAGAGCTTCAGGAGACATTGTTCTCCACAGAAGAGGAGCCCTCGAGGCCCCTGGTACGGAACTACCGAGCCCCCCAGCCTCTCAATCAGCGGACAGTCTTTACTTCTTTCATCCAAG TGGGATCCGTGTATACCACAG GCGAAATGCTGAGTCTAGCAGTGGGAATCTTGGTCTGCTGTCTCTGCCTTCTGCTGGCTGTTTATTTCATCGCTAGAAAGATTCG GAAGAAGAGGCTAGGAAACCGGAAAAGCGTGGTCTTCACCTCAGCACGAGCCACAGAGGCATAG
- the CA14 gene encoding carbonic anhydrase 14 isoform X3: MLFFTLLLEVIWILAADGGQHWTYEGPHGQDHWPASYPECGSNAQSPINIQTDSVTFDPELPTLQPHGYDQPGTEPLDLHNNGHTVQLSLPPTMYLEGFPRKYVAAQLHLHWGETGSLGGSEHQINSEATAAELHIVHYDSDSYGSLSEAAPMPQGLAVLGILIEVGETKNPAYEHILSHLHEIRNKDQKTSVPPFNVGELLPQRLDQFFRYNGSLTTPPCYQSVLWTVFNRKAQISIGQLEELQETLFSTEEEPSRPLVRNYRAPQPLNQRTVFTSFIQVGSVYTTGEMLSLAVGILVCCLCLLLAVYFIARKIRKKRLGNRKSVVFTSARATEA; encoded by the exons GTCAGCACTGGACATATGAGG GCCCACATGGTCAAGACCATTGGCCAGCCTCTTACCCTGAGTGTGGAAGCAATGCCCAGTCCCCCATCAATATCCAGACAGACAGTGTGACTTTTGACCCTGAGCTGCCCACTCTGCAGCCCCATGGATATGACCAGCCTGGCACTGAGCCCTTGGACCTGCACAATAATGGCCACACAG TGCAACTCTCTCTACCCCCTACCATGTATCTGGAGGGATTTCCCCGAAAATATGTAGCTGCCCAGCTCCACCTGCACTGGGGTGAGACAGGATCCCTGGGGGGATCAGAGCACCAGATCAACAGTGAAGCCACAGCTGCAGAG CTCCACATTGTACATTATGATTCAGATTCCTATGGCAGCTTGAGTGAGGCCGCTCCAATGCCTCAGGGCCTGGCTGTCTTGGGCATTCTCATTGAG GTGGGTGAGACTAAGAATCCAGCTTATGAACACATTCTGAGTCACTTGCATGAAATTAGGAATAAAG ATCAGAAGACCTCAGTGCCTCCCTTCAACGTGGGAGAGCTGCTCCCCCAGAGGCTGGACCAGTTCTTCCGCTACAACGGCTCACTCACCACCCCACCCTGCTACCAGAGTGTGCTCTGGACAGTATTCAACCGAAAGGCTCAGATTTCCATAGGACAG CTGGAAGAGCTTCAGGAGACATTGTTCTCCACAGAAGAGGAGCCCTCGAGGCCCCTGGTACGGAACTACCGAGCCCCCCAGCCTCTCAATCAGCGGACAGTCTTTACTTCTTTCATCCAAG TGGGATCCGTGTATACCACAG GCGAAATGCTGAGTCTAGCAGTGGGAATCTTGGTCTGCTGTCTCTGCCTTCTGCTGGCTGTTTATTTCATCGCTAGAAAGATTCG GAAGAAGAGGCTAGGAAACCGGAAAAGCGTGGTCTTCACCTCAGCACGAGCCACAGAGGCATAG
- the CA14 gene encoding carbonic anhydrase 14 isoform X4, translating to MYLEGFPRKYVAAQLHLHWGETGSLGGSEHQINSEATAAELHIVHYDSDSYGSLSEAAPMPQGLAVLGILIEASQQPTVTICSVCERLTPNVDLFQTLPFQVGETKNPAYEHILSHLHEIRNKDQKTSVPPFNVGELLPQRLDQFFRYNGSLTTPPCYQSVLWTVFNRKAQISIGQLEELQETLFSTEEEPSRPLVRNYRAPQPLNQRTVFTSFIQVGSVYTTGEMLSLAVGILVCCLCLLLAVYFIARKIRKKRLGNRKSVVFTSARATEA from the exons ATGTATCTGGAGGGATTTCCCCGAAAATATGTAGCTGCCCAGCTCCACCTGCACTGGGGTGAGACAGGATCCCTGGGGGGATCAGAGCACCAGATCAACAGTGAAGCCACAGCTGCAGAG CTCCACATTGTACATTATGATTCAGATTCCTATGGCAGCTTGAGTGAGGCCGCTCCAATGCCTCAGGGCCTGGCTGTCTTGGGCATTCTCATTGAG GCTAGTCAGCAACCCACTGTGACCATTTGTTCTGTATGTGAACGTCTTACTCCAAATGTGGACCTATTCCAAACTCTCCCTTTCCAGGTGGGTGAGACTAAGAATCCAGCTTATGAACACATTCTGAGTCACTTGCATGAAATTAGGAATAAAG ATCAGAAGACCTCAGTGCCTCCCTTCAACGTGGGAGAGCTGCTCCCCCAGAGGCTGGACCAGTTCTTCCGCTACAACGGCTCACTCACCACCCCACCCTGCTACCAGAGTGTGCTCTGGACAGTATTCAACCGAAAGGCTCAGATTTCCATAGGACAG CTGGAAGAGCTTCAGGAGACATTGTTCTCCACAGAAGAGGAGCCCTCGAGGCCCCTGGTACGGAACTACCGAGCCCCCCAGCCTCTCAATCAGCGGACAGTCTTTACTTCTTTCATCCAAG TGGGATCCGTGTATACCACAG GCGAAATGCTGAGTCTAGCAGTGGGAATCTTGGTCTGCTGTCTCTGCCTTCTGCTGGCTGTTTATTTCATCGCTAGAAAGATTCG GAAGAAGAGGCTAGGAAACCGGAAAAGCGTGGTCTTCACCTCAGCACGAGCCACAGAGGCATAG